A genomic stretch from Balaenoptera musculus isolate JJ_BM4_2016_0621 chromosome 9, mBalMus1.pri.v3, whole genome shotgun sequence includes:
- the IGFBP1 gene encoding insulin-like growth factor-binding protein 1, producing MPEVPAVRAWPLLLSLALQLGSAAGAPQPWRCAPCSAERLALCPPVPASCPELTRPAGCGCCPTCALPLDAACGVATARCAHGLSCRALPGEPRPLYALTRGRGACMPAPSAEATEAEDPAIPENVSPESSEMTQEQLLDNFHLMAESSEDLPILWNAISNYESMKALETTDIKNRKEPCQQELYQVLDRLAREQQKAGDKLYKFYLPNCNKNGFYHSKQCETSLEGEPGLCWCVYPWSGKKILGSVVIRGDPKCHQYFNLQN from the exons ATGCCCGAAGTCCCCGCTGTCCGCGCCTGGCCGCTTCTGCTCTCGCTGGCCCTTCAGCTCGGCTCAGCCGCTGGCGCTCCGCAGCCCTGGCGCTGCGCGCCCTGCTCCGCCGAGAGGCTGGCGCTCTGCCCTCCCGTGCCCGCCTCGTGCCCGGAGCTCACCCGGCCCGCCGGCTGCGGCTGTTGCCCCACGTGCGCCCTGCCGCTGGACGCCGCATGCGGCGTGGCCACTGCGCGCTGCGCCCATGGGCTCAGCTGCCGCGCCCTGCCCGGGGAGCCTCGGCCCCTGTACGCCCTCACCCGCGGCCGGGGCGCCTGCATGCCCGCGCCCAGCGCCGAGGCCACAG AGGCAGAGGACCCTGCCATCCCAGAGAACGTGTCCCCTGAGAGCTCAGAGATGACCCAGGAGCAGCTTCTGGACAATTTCCACCTGATGGCTGAGTCCAGTGAGGACCTGCCCATCCTCTGGAACGCCATCAGTAATTATGAGAGCATGAAGGCTCTGGAGACCACCGACATCAAAAACCGGAAG gaGCCGTGCCAGCAAGAACTCTACCAAGTGCTGGACAGATTAGCCAGGGAGCAGCAGAAGGCAGGAGACAAACTTTACAAATTTTATCTGCCAAACTGCAACAAGAATGGATTCTATCACAGCAAGCAG TGCGAGACATCCCTGGAAggagagcctgggctctgctggTGTGTCTACCCTTGGAGCGGGAAGAAGATCCTGGGGTCCGTGGTAATCAGAGGGGACCCCAAATGCCATCAGTATTTTAACTTACAGAACTGA